From Haloglomus litoreum, the proteins below share one genomic window:
- a CDS encoding bacterio-opsin activator domain-containing protein: MSISHTTVTHVPSFNRVRAGGGRGMSVLATVELPANAFVLDSALSENPGIRVRLERVIPVGSTFIPYFWASDDSIDAIEAALEADDDVDSFEILDSIDGETLVRAQWAEDIDGVLDALATADGTILEGVGEANTWTFSLRFPDHDDLSTFYRECIDRDIRIDVQSIHNPGIPETLGLGFDITEAQREALVTALDAGYYDVPRNINLTDLAAELGLSDTATKQRISRGTAALLRTTLAQGQAETTDDTEPTVEDS; encoded by the coding sequence ATGTCAATCAGCCACACAACGGTGACGCACGTACCCAGTTTCAACCGTGTCCGAGCGGGGGGGGGGAGAGGCATGAGTGTCCTCGCAACCGTTGAACTCCCGGCGAATGCGTTCGTCCTCGACTCGGCACTCAGCGAGAATCCGGGCATTCGCGTTCGCCTCGAACGGGTCATCCCCGTCGGGTCGACGTTCATCCCGTACTTCTGGGCATCGGACGACAGTATCGACGCCATCGAAGCCGCGCTCGAAGCAGACGACGACGTTGATTCCTTCGAGATTCTCGATTCGATCGACGGTGAGACGCTCGTTCGTGCCCAGTGGGCCGAGGACATCGATGGGGTTCTCGATGCACTGGCAACGGCCGATGGGACGATCCTCGAAGGGGTCGGCGAAGCCAACACCTGGACGTTCTCGCTTCGCTTTCCCGACCACGACGACCTCTCGACGTTCTATCGGGAGTGTATCGACCGCGACATCCGGATCGACGTCCAGTCCATCCACAACCCCGGTATTCCCGAGACGCTCGGCCTCGGGTTCGACATCACCGAGGCACAGCGAGAAGCACTCGTGACCGCGCTCGACGCGGGGTATTACGACGTGCCTCGGAACATCAACCTCACGGACCTCGCTGCTGAACTGGGGCTCTCGGACACGGCGACGAAACAACGGATCTCACGAGGCACCGCAGCACTCCTCAGAACGACGCTCGCCCAGGGCCAGGCGGAGACGACTGACGACACGGAACCAACTGTTGAAGATTCATAA